A single window of Microbaculum marinisediminis DNA harbors:
- a CDS encoding alpha/beta fold hydrolase, which yields MDLVDIPENPVPSGVVTGMIQASDGVWLRFARWRPTARKSLGTVCVFPGRAEFIEKYFEVVGELRRRGFTVAMLDWRGQGGSERPLRNRRKGHVDTFEQYDRDLSAFMRAVVLPDCPPPFFAIAHSMGGNILLRNALRAPAWFERQVLSAPMLTLAREQVRRPYVFGVAEVFCLMGFGDAFVPGGGATHAGTMPFAGNALTSDPVRFRRSNRIIEVEPALGLGSPTISWFRAAGDAMAEVMDPDFPPRLHVPTLMVAAGDDRIVSSRAIETMAFRMKTGSQVVIPAARHEILMERDYIREQFWAAFDAFVPGSPVFA from the coding sequence ATGGATCTCGTCGATATCCCAGAAAACCCGGTGCCCAGCGGCGTCGTCACGGGCATGATCCAGGCCAGCGACGGCGTATGGCTGCGCTTCGCGCGCTGGCGGCCGACGGCGCGCAAGTCCCTCGGCACGGTCTGCGTGTTTCCGGGGCGCGCGGAGTTCATCGAGAAATATTTCGAAGTCGTCGGCGAACTGCGCCGGCGCGGCTTCACCGTCGCGATGCTCGATTGGCGCGGCCAGGGAGGCTCCGAGCGCCCCCTGCGCAATAGGCGCAAGGGCCACGTCGACACGTTCGAGCAGTACGACCGGGATCTTTCCGCGTTCATGCGGGCCGTGGTTCTACCCGACTGTCCGCCGCCTTTTTTCGCGATCGCCCATTCGATGGGGGGGAACATCCTCCTTCGCAATGCGCTGCGCGCGCCGGCCTGGTTCGAACGACAGGTTCTCAGCGCGCCGATGCTGACACTCGCGCGCGAGCAGGTGCGGAGACCCTACGTGTTCGGCGTGGCCGAGGTGTTCTGCCTGATGGGGTTCGGCGATGCTTTCGTGCCCGGCGGCGGCGCCACCCACGCCGGCACCATGCCGTTTGCCGGGAATGCGCTGACATCGGATCCGGTCCGCTTCCGTCGCTCTAACCGCATCATCGAGGTGGAACCGGCGCTGGGGCTCGGTTCGCCGACGATTTCCTGGTTCCGGGCGGCCGGGGACGCGATGGCCGAAGTCATGGACCCGGACTTCCCGCCGCGTCTGCATGTGCCGACGCTGATGGTGGCGGCCGGCGACGACAGGATCGTATCGAGCCGGGCGATCGAGACGATGGCGTTCCGCATGAAGACAGGCTCGCAGGTCGTCATTCCAGCCGCGCGCCACGAGATCCTCATGGAGCGCGACTATATCCGCGAACAGTTCTGGGCCGCCTTCGATGCGTTCGTGCCCGGGTCGCCGGTTTTCGCCTAG
- the hisN gene encoding histidinol-phosphatase: MTRDEFETFAHRLADAAAAATLPHFRSALAVENKIGGDDGSAEAFDPVTVADRAAEQAIRELIFETYPDHGLHGEEFGIVPGASVYEWVIDPIDGTRSFVSGVPLWTTIIGLRRNGVPLYGLVDQPYVGDRFWGGEGSAFTRCRDGAPRQIRTRACASLAEATMMTTAPAAISGPGERARYETVERQVRLARYGADGYAYCLLAAGQIDLVIESGLQAYDVVGLIPVIEAAGGVFTSWSGDDAHYGGTVVAAGDPRVHAAALEALNA, translated from the coding sequence ATGACCCGCGACGAATTCGAAACCTTCGCTCATCGACTCGCCGATGCGGCCGCAGCGGCCACGCTGCCGCATTTCCGTTCAGCGCTCGCCGTGGAGAACAAGATCGGCGGCGACGACGGGTCGGCGGAGGCATTCGACCCGGTGACCGTCGCCGACCGTGCCGCCGAACAGGCGATCCGGGAATTGATCTTCGAGACCTACCCGGACCATGGCCTGCATGGTGAGGAATTCGGCATCGTGCCCGGCGCCAGCGTCTACGAATGGGTCATCGACCCCATCGACGGCACCCGCTCCTTCGTCTCCGGCGTCCCGCTGTGGACAACCATCATCGGGCTGAGGCGCAATGGCGTGCCGCTCTACGGGCTGGTCGACCAGCCCTATGTCGGCGATCGGTTCTGGGGCGGGGAAGGTTCGGCCTTCACGCGGTGCCGCGACGGCGCGCCCCGGCAGATCCGCACCCGCGCCTGCGCCAGCCTCGCCGAGGCAACGATGATGACCACGGCGCCGGCCGCGATCAGCGGTCCGGGCGAACGGGCACGGTACGAGACGGTCGAACGCCAGGTTCGGCTCGCCCGCTACGGCGCCGACGGTTATGCCTATTGCCTGCTGGCGGCCGGCCAGATCGATCTCGTCATCGAATCCGGCCTGCAGGCCTACGACGTCGTCGGTCTGATCCCGGTAATCGAGGCGGCCGGCGGCGTCTTCACCAGTTGGTCCGGCGACGATGCCCACTACGGCGGAACCGTGGTCGCCGCCGGCGATCCGCGGGTCCATGCCGCCGCGCTCGAAGCCCTGAACGCCTAG
- a CDS encoding MFS transporter: protein MSDDSRAGAAPPPAATIFALISVLCAIYVVSQFLRNSVGVIAPNLSDELGLAPQEIGVLSSTFFLAFAAAQIPLGVAIDRYGPKLCMLASVGIAVVGCLIFAWSDSLFGLTVARALMGLGCSSFFMGPLTIYTRWFHSRQFSTLTGVQLGVGTIGTLFATAPLAWSTGLYGWRATFVFVAVGAAVVGLLVAMIARDAPPGSRPEAHRPASLKESFAGLGEVIRVPGFWPLFAIHFVGYAAFVTVLGLWGGPFVTDVLGYDLNERGNILLVMAAAQIVGLFAWGPTDRLYGYRRLPVSIGALSTAAMLLVLCVFGDRGGVTIYAIFIVLGFVAGFVPVQTGHGRALFDKRLVGRGITFLNLATIGGVFVLQAITGVIIGAFPPVELATGEIGRPFAAYQAAFAFLALCVVVAWVYYRTAPDPKVDTD, encoded by the coding sequence ATGTCAGACGATAGCCGGGCAGGGGCCGCCCCGCCGCCGGCCGCTACCATTTTCGCGCTCATTTCAGTCCTGTGCGCGATCTACGTGGTCAGCCAGTTCCTGCGCAACTCCGTCGGGGTGATCGCGCCAAACCTGAGTGACGAGCTCGGTCTCGCGCCGCAGGAGATCGGTGTCCTGTCGAGCACCTTTTTTCTTGCCTTCGCCGCCGCGCAGATACCCCTCGGCGTGGCCATCGACCGCTACGGACCGAAACTGTGCATGCTGGCGTCCGTGGGCATCGCCGTCGTCGGCTGTCTGATCTTCGCCTGGTCGGACAGCCTTTTCGGTCTGACGGTGGCCCGCGCGCTGATGGGACTCGGCTGTTCGAGCTTCTTCATGGGGCCGCTCACGATCTATACGCGCTGGTTCCATTCCAGGCAGTTCTCGACGCTGACGGGAGTCCAGCTCGGCGTCGGCACGATCGGCACCCTGTTCGCGACGGCGCCGCTTGCCTGGTCGACGGGGCTATACGGGTGGCGGGCGACCTTCGTTTTCGTCGCGGTCGGCGCGGCCGTCGTCGGCCTGCTCGTCGCCATGATCGCGCGCGATGCGCCTCCGGGCAGCCGGCCGGAGGCGCATCGACCGGCGAGCCTCAAGGAGAGTTTTGCGGGTCTGGGCGAGGTGATCCGTGTGCCCGGGTTCTGGCCGCTGTTTGCCATTCATTTCGTGGGATATGCCGCCTTCGTGACCGTGCTTGGCCTATGGGGCGGGCCTTTCGTCACCGATGTGCTCGGCTACGATCTAAATGAGCGCGGCAACATCCTGCTAGTCATGGCGGCTGCCCAGATCGTCGGGCTGTTCGCCTGGGGGCCGACCGATCGGCTGTACGGCTATCGCAGACTGCCGGTGTCGATAGGCGCCCTGTCGACCGCGGCCATGCTTCTTGTTCTCTGCGTTTTCGGAGACCGGGGCGGAGTGACGATCTATGCGATCTTCATCGTTCTCGGTTTCGTTGCCGGGTTTGTGCCGGTGCAGACCGGCCATGGCCGGGCGCTGTTCGACAAGCGTCTCGTCGGCCGCGGAATCACCTTCCTGAATCTGGCAACGATCGGGGGCGTTTTCGTCCTGCAGGCCATTACCGGCGTCATCATCGGCGCCTTTCCGCCGGTCGAGCTGGCCACTGGTGAAATCGGACGGCCGTTCGCCGCATACCAGGCCGCGTTCGCGTTCCTGGCGCTGTGCGTTGTCGTTGCCTGGGTGTACTACAGGACGGCGCCGGACCCGAAAGTCGATACGGACTGA